Genomic segment of Paenibacillus sp. FSL R5-0623:
AACATCCAGAAAATGATTTTCAAGAATGCCTTCGGATATGGATAACAAAATGGAGATTCCAAGTACAAAGGCAAGGGCACTTAAGACAACAGCGAGTGCGCGCATCACTGTTTCTTCTGCAATTTTACGCTCAAAAGCATGAATTTGCCCACCGCCCCGAAATGTTTGAATGGTCGCAAGAACAAGGACCACAAAAGTATTGATTTTAATTCCTCCACCTGTTCCGCCGGAAGAAGCTCCAATGAACATCAGGATAATAATGAAAAATTGGGATGTGGCCAACATACTTCCAATGTCAATGGTATTAAATCCGGAGCTTCGAGGGGCAGTACCCTGAAATAGAGAAGCCCATATGCGTTCACCGAAAGATAAATCAGCGAACGTAGAAGGATTCCAACTCTCGATTAAGAAGATGGTGATGAATCCAAACAAGTATAGAGAAAAACTGCCGATTAATACAATCTTTGAATGCAGGGAGAGCTTTCTCCATGAACGCTTGCGGAAAACATCCACAACCACAATATAACCCAAACCGCCAATGACAAAGAGCGTAATGACCGTAAGATTAACAACAGGGTCGCCAACAAATGGAGTAAGGCTGTCAGTCCAAAGGGAGAAACCCGCATTATTGAAGGCAGAGATGGAATGGAATATGGCATAATAGAAAGCTTGTCCCCACCCCAAATCGCTCTGCCAGCGTAATGTAAGAATCACTGTAGCCAGAGCTTCAAATGCAAAGGCTATAAGCACAATATACATGGATAGCTTAACCAGACCTTGAGCAGAGGATGTATTAGTGGCTTGTTGAATAAGAAGCCTCTGTTTCAAGCCAATCCGTTTCCCTAGAATTATGGCTACCATTACACCTAGTGTCATAAACCCCAACCCGCCAACCTGAATCAAAATCATGATGATGATCTGTCCAAATGTAGAAAAGACAGTCCCTGTATCCAGAACAATCAGCCCGTTTACACATATAGCAGAGGTTGCTGTGAACAAGGCATCAAGTAAACCAATAGATGCCCCGGTACTCGAAGATACCGGCAGTGCAAGTAATAAGGCCCCGATCCAGATGAGAGCGAAGAAGATGATCATGATAAGTTGAGGAGGACTCATATTGTTTTTCAGCTTGTTTACAATCAATTCAATGTTATGTAGAGCTGAAGTTCCCGGTGTTCGTTTATTTCTTTTGTTCATAGTCACTCTCCAGATTCCGAATGTTTTCATTACTTCCAATTAACAAGAGCATATCTCCTGAATGGACTCTGTCTTCTGCCATTGGAGATATATTAAGACTATTTCCAGTTTTGATGGCAATCACGGTACAGCCGTAGTTTGCGCGAACGTTGAGTTCTAACAGCGTCTTCTGATTCATACTTTCGGGAGCTTTGATCTCGACCAGATTATAATCTGAAGACAATTCAATGGAATCAATGATGTTGTCTGAGCTAAGCTGATTCCCCAGCCTTGTGGCCATGTCACGTTCAGGATAAACGATCTGATCCGCACCGATCTTGCTAAGCACACTACCGTGGTTATCATTTTTGGCCTTGGCTGTTACTTTGGGCACATTAAGTTCTTTCAATAACAGAGTGGTCAGTATACTTGCTTGCAGATCTTCGCCGATCGCAACAATGGCGTGTGAAAAGTTGCTTGCCCCAAGCTCCATAAGGACTGATTTGTCAGTACAATCTGCTTGTACGGCATGGGTTGCCACCGTTGAAATTTCCTGAACAAGAGTTTCGCTTTTGTCTACTGCGAGCACTTCATGCCCATTTTTAATGAGTGTGTGTGTCAAGCTTGAACCGAATCGTCCAAGACCAAGAACCATAAACTGTTTTTTCATAATATCCCTCATTGTAATCAAAATAAATAACGGTTTCCTCTATATCCTAATAGGTAAATATTACATTACGTACACAGGATTGTAAGGTTTCATATTGTAGTTACCAAACCCTGTGCAATATGTCTATGTCTAAGGATATCTCAAAAGAGTTCATTCTAATGCCTCAAGAATAGAATTGCAACTGATTCGTTTCTTTTTGGATGTTGAACTATGGAAAGCAGTCAATAAAAGATACCCAAAGTAAATAGCCCACACTATTGCGTTGATCTGGCTGCTCCTATAATAAACGTTGAAGGAGGAGTCAGCTTATGCGATCCAACTACAAACAATTTATCCGAAACGTTCCGCTTCATCTCATGATTCTGCCTGGACTGCTCATTATTATTGTATTCGGTTACATTCCGATGGCGGGGCTGTCTATTGCCTTTCAGAATTTCTCTCCCATTGCCGGATTCAAAAATCTAAATTGGGTGGGTTTGGACAATTTCAGGTATCTGTTCGATCTGCCGGGGTTCTCGCAGGTTGTATGGAATACGGTATTTATATCGACGATGAAAATTGTGTCCGGCTTGGTAATTCCGGTACTTGTAGCCTTATTGCTCAACGAGGTTCGCAAGACAGGATTTAAACGAACGATTCAGACGGTGATCTATATGCCTCACTTTTTCTCATGGGTTATTCTGGCGGGAATCATCGTGGATGTGTTATCTCCAAGCACCGGGATCGTTAATATGTTGCTGAAAGCCGTGGGCATTGACC
This window contains:
- a CDS encoding TrkH family potassium uptake protein — protein: MNKRNKRTPGTSALHNIELIVNKLKNNMSPPQLIMIIFFALIWIGALLLALPVSSSTGASIGLLDALFTATSAICVNGLIVLDTGTVFSTFGQIIIMILIQVGGLGFMTLGVMVAIILGKRIGLKQRLLIQQATNTSSAQGLVKLSMYIVLIAFAFEALATVILTLRWQSDLGWGQAFYYAIFHSISAFNNAGFSLWTDSLTPFVGDPVVNLTVITLFVIGGLGYIVVVDVFRKRSWRKLSLHSKIVLIGSFSLYLFGFITIFLIESWNPSTFADLSFGERIWASLFQGTAPRSSGFNTIDIGSMLATSQFFIIILMFIGASSGGTGGGIKINTFVVLVLATIQTFRGGGQIHAFERKIAEETVMRALAVVLSALAFVLGISILLSISEGILENHFLDVLFEATSAFSTTGLSMGLTSELSVAGKIIVTITMFAGRLGPLTLAFALAQKKRTSKIGYAEDHVLIG
- a CDS encoding TrkA family potassium uptake protein; the encoded protein is MKKQFMVLGLGRFGSSLTHTLIKNGHEVLAVDKSETLVQEISTVATHAVQADCTDKSVLMELGASNFSHAIVAIGEDLQASILTTLLLKELNVPKVTAKAKNDNHGSVLSKIGADQIVYPERDMATRLGNQLSSDNIIDSIELSSDYNLVEIKAPESMNQKTLLELNVRANYGCTVIAIKTGNSLNISPMAEDRVHSGDMLLLIGSNENIRNLESDYEQKK